From a single Oncorhynchus tshawytscha isolate Ot180627B unplaced genomic scaffold, Otsh_v2.0 Un_scaffold_17_pilon_pilon, whole genome shotgun sequence genomic region:
- the LOC112222695 gene encoding ribonuclease P protein subunit p38 has product MATPGKVSKKERKKQIPAKTSLNSPYRLQWSPLQSDDVHFILDTLKSKLSATGLEKKEVKGFRQWGKKRNKNPPTGHDSVAEPPQKTLDTVTPECPVKPREQGWTDVAARRQLAIGINEVTKALERNQLRLVLVCKSVKPPHMTSHLIALCRTRGVAACQVPRLSESVAGLLGLKCVLALGFRQGDRNEDGTFSDTVEAIVPRVPALQVAWIPSPPSETGATVEGQVGEGTAAGQMEVEKGEETRGQKRKIEDISPDITECPSCVLQPLKVKKIIPNPYKIRKPKTKKK; this is encoded by the coding sequence ATGGCCACTCCAGGCAAAGTGTCGAAAAAGGAGCGGAAGAAGCAGATCCCAGCTAAGACGTCCCTGAACTCCCCCTACAGACTGCAATGGAGCCCACTGCAGAGTGATGACGTACACTTCATCCTGGACACTCTGAAGAGCAAACTGTCAGCAACTGGCCTGGAAAAGAAAGAGGTGAAAGGGTTTCGACAGTGGGGGAAAAAGAGAAATAAGAACCCACCTACAGGACATGACTCGGTAGCTGAGCCCCCACAGAAAACCCTCGACACTGTAACACCGGAATGTCCTGTTAAACCCAGAGAGCAAGGCTGGACTGACGTAGCCGCTAGGAGGCAGCTGGCCATCGGCATCAATGAGGTCACCAAGGCTCTGGAGAGGAACCAGCTCCGGCTGGTGCTCGTGTGCAAGTCGGTCAAACCGCCGCACATGACGAGCCACCTGATAGCGCTGTGCCGGACGCGGGGCGTGGCGGCATGCCAGGTGCCGCGTCTCAGTGAGAGTGTGGCGGGACTGCTGGGGCTGAAGTGCGTCCTGGCACTGGGATTCAGACAAGGGGACAGGAACGAGGATGGGACGTTCTCCGACACTGTGGAAGCCATTGTACCCAGAGTGCCTGCTCTGCAGGTTGCCTGGATACCAAGCCCTCCCAGTGAAACAGGTGCAACAGTTGAGGGGCAGGTGGGAGAGGGAACAGCTGCAGGGCAAATGGAGGtggaaaagggagaggagacaagaggccAAAAACGGAAAATTGAAGACATTTCTCCAGACATTACAGAATGTCCATCCTGCGTACTTCAGCCTCTTAAAGTGAAAAAGATTATCCCGAACCCCTATAAAATACGGAAACCAAAGACTAAGAAAAAGTAG